From Clostridia bacterium, a single genomic window includes:
- a CDS encoding phage tail sheath subtilisin-like domain-containing protein, translated as MSLGLPQVLITFKNKAASAITRGSRGVVAIVLKDDSVASGISVAEVNDVTEIPQSFSETNKDYVQIALTGGAKAPKKIITVSIPTNSTNYTEALNTLETRKFDYLAVPGITSADASVVASWVKGLRDNKDIKVKAVLPDTAADHEGVINFSTTDVEVGGKKYTTSQFTARIAGLLAGTPLNLSATFWPLPEVTNVPRLTKTQYDEAIAAGKFVLYHDGEKVKVARAVNSLVSTTADKGEDFKKIKMIDIMDLRHDDIKKTVEDSYIGKYPNSYDNKLLLVTAIKGYDEGLENDGLLDPSFKNNTGIDVAAQKNYLMSIGTDTSAMTEQQIKEANTHDKVFLQSNIKILDAIEDFKLTTII; from the coding sequence ATGTCTTTAGGATTACCACAAGTATTAATAACTTTTAAGAATAAGGCCGCTTCTGCTATTACAAGAGGGAGCAGGGGTGTAGTAGCTATAGTACTGAAGGATGATTCAGTAGCATCTGGAATATCGGTTGCAGAGGTAAATGATGTGACTGAAATTCCACAGTCATTCTCCGAAACGAATAAAGATTATGTCCAGATAGCATTAACCGGGGGGGCCAAGGCGCCAAAGAAAATCATAACTGTGTCTATCCCCACAAATTCAACGAATTATACTGAAGCGCTAAATACCCTTGAGACAAGGAAATTTGACTATCTTGCCGTACCGGGAATCACCAGTGCCGATGCATCTGTGGTTGCGTCCTGGGTAAAAGGCCTGAGAGACAACAAGGATATCAAGGTAAAAGCTGTTTTGCCGGATACTGCTGCAGATCATGAAGGAGTAATCAACTTTTCCACCACAGATGTCGAAGTAGGAGGGAAAAAGTATACAACTTCGCAATTTACAGCCAGGATAGCGGGATTGCTGGCAGGGACACCTTTGAATTTATCAGCAACCTTTTGGCCTTTGCCAGAAGTGACAAACGTGCCAAGGCTGACCAAAACCCAGTACGACGAAGCAATAGCAGCCGGAAAGTTTGTGCTTTACCATGATGGTGAAAAGGTGAAGGTTGCAAGGGCTGTAAACAGCCTTGTTTCTACTACTGCTGATAAGGGAGAGGACTTTAAAAAAATAAAGATGATTGACATTATGGATTTAAGGCATGATGATATTAAGAAAACTGTTGAGGATTCATATATAGGTAAATACCCAAATAGTTACGATAACAAGCTTTTACTCGTAACTGCAATCAAAGGTTATGATGAAGGGTTGGAAAACGACGGGCTGCTTGATCCTTCATTTAAGAACAACACAGGTATAGACGTGGCAGCACAGAAAAACTACCTTATGAGCATAGGTACGGATACTTCGGCTATGACCGAGCAGCAGATCAAGGAAGCCAATACTCATGACAAGGTTTTCCTGCAGAGTAATATCAAGATCCTTGATGCTATTGAAGACTTCAAACTTACTACTATAATATAA
- a CDS encoding phage tail tube protein: MAIETKRVINGTYGQVWLNDSEVMEAYALQAKVEKKKEEISICGRAGTESKMVGFNGKGTLKIRKVSSRMGRLLAEGLRKGQDTRFQIISKLADPDSFGAERILLKNVSFDDLTLADWEAAKAGSTDIPFTFSDFEYMDSIEG; the protein is encoded by the coding sequence ATGGCTATTGAAACCAAAAGGGTAATAAACGGTACTTACGGGCAGGTCTGGCTAAATGATTCCGAAGTGATGGAAGCATATGCACTCCAGGCAAAAGTAGAAAAAAAGAAAGAAGAAATAAGTATTTGCGGAAGAGCAGGCACAGAATCAAAGATGGTAGGGTTCAACGGAAAAGGAACTCTTAAAATCAGGAAGGTGTCTTCCAGAATGGGAAGGCTTCTGGCTGAAGGCTTGAGAAAAGGACAGGATACCCGTTTCCAAATCATAAGCAAGCTTGCTGACCCTGACAGTTTTGGGGCAGAAAGGATATTGTTGAAAAATGTATCCTTCGATGACCTTACGCTGGCTGATTGGGAGGCTGCAAAAGCAGGATCAACAGATATTCCGTTTACCTTCTCGGATTTTGAGTATATGGACAGCATAGAAGGGTAA
- a CDS encoding DUF4355 domain-containing protein, whose protein sequence is MSEIKRATLQAGKRNAEGHGQKLLQKNMNELPKTMEELKAVIQIEGDRRVTQALKTAGMKWRHKFLGKLAAERNEAERLANLTAENKVKEVLEKYRAVLEEKERAIKNKELEIKIMGFLSENKLPLELKGFVISQDEETSLNRAEELCRIWNRRMQEHIVPAEGEIICKKGFSPS, encoded by the coding sequence ATGTCAGAGATTAAGCGTGCAACTCTTCAGGCCGGTAAAAGGAATGCAGAGGGGCATGGACAGAAACTGCTGCAAAAGAATATGAATGAACTTCCAAAAACAATGGAGGAATTGAAAGCAGTAATTCAGATTGAAGGTGACCGGAGAGTAACCCAGGCACTGAAAACAGCGGGAATGAAGTGGCGGCATAAGTTTTTGGGAAAACTTGCTGCAGAGAGGAATGAAGCGGAAAGACTTGCAAATCTGACTGCCGAAAACAAAGTAAAGGAAGTATTGGAGAAATACAGGGCAGTTCTTGAAGAAAAAGAAAGGGCCATAAAAAATAAGGAACTTGAGATTAAGATAATGGGCTTTTTGTCTGAAAACAAATTACCGTTGGAGCTAAAAGGATTTGTGATATCACAGGATGAAGAAACTTCACTTAATAGAGCAGAAGAACTTTGCAGGATATGGAACAGGAGGATGCAGGAGCATATAGTGCCTGCAGAAGGTGAGATTATCTGCAAAAAGGGCTTTAGTCCATCATGA